The genomic stretch ATATCAACGTAGATCGCCAGAATGCGTAAGCGGTTTTGTTCGTTTCTACCAATCTCGCAACGCGCCTTGGTTTCTATCGGCTCCGGATTTTGCTTAAACTTTCTTAAAGCGAATAGCAAGGAGTCAGACAAGCAATTGGCTACACCAGCCAATAAAAACTGAGATGGCGTAGCACCTTGAGACCTTCCAAGGGGTGGCGGCTCATCGCCATAAACCGGATCACGTTCCTCGTTGTAATAAATAGCAAATTGATAATCAGACTGTTGAACTAGTCTCACTGATGGGGATTCACTCATATGAACTCCTTAAATGATGGCTTTTAATATTACAAAGATTACTCAAATACTACGGGCTCAGGCTTTGCAGTTGGGTTACCTGCTTCGCTCCAAGCATCAAATCCGCCACTAATTGATTGAACATCTTGATATCCCATCTCGTGCAATGCTTTTGCAGCCAAGGCCGCCCTTCCACTTGTCTTGCAATAGAGCACAATCTTTAAATCTCGAGCACTGAGTGCCGGATTGCCACTTAACTTAAATTCAAGCATCCCTCTCGACATATGGATGGCACCAGGAATATGCCCGCTTGCATACTCATCCGCCTCACGGACGTCTAGCAAAATATCTGCATTCTGAATTGCCTGCGGTGCATCAGCCAAGCTAACTTCTTTGATGCTGCTCTTGGCAAGGGTAACTAAATCATGGGCTGTTTTCATCTAAATTCCTTTTATTTACATTTAATAACATTATATATAAATATATACTAATAGCAGCCTGGAATCAACTTTTTAACTCTTTGCTGATAATCTTTGTATGCAGGAAATCGTTCAACCAGCCAAATCTCCTCCCTTTTTGCCTTGATATCAAACAATACAAATAAGGCAATTGCATAAGCCAAAACATACGCACCAGGGAAGATCAGGAACCAAGCAAGTGCTGCCAGAAGCACCCCAAAATAAATCGGGTGGCGAACATAACGATAGAGGCCAGACTGCACTAATTGCGAATTATCTTTTGGACATGGCAAGGGGGTAAGATTTTTACCAAGATTAATCACAGCAATAAGCATCACCAAGATTGACATCAGGCCAACCGAAATACCACACGACATAAAGATGTTTTTAAGAGGCTCGGAAGTCAGTAAATCTGGCCCCCTAGGGCCGAATAAAATCAAGCCAATCAGAATTGCTTGAATAAGGACATACCAAGCGCCACGTTCAACAATAGATTTTGGAGT from Polynucleobacter sp. AP-Jannik-300A-C4 encodes the following:
- a CDS encoding isoprenylcysteine carboxylmethyltransferase family protein, producing the protein MNTLTPKSIVERGAWYVLIQAILIGLILFGPRGPDLLTSEPLKNIFMSCGISVGLMSILVMLIAVINLGKNLTPLPCPKDNSQLVQSGLYRYVRHPIYFGVLLAALAWFLIFPGAYVLAYAIALFVLFDIKAKREEIWLVERFPAYKDYQQRVKKLIPGCY
- a CDS encoding rhodanese-like domain-containing protein, producing the protein MKTAHDLVTLAKSSIKEVSLADAPQAIQNADILLDVREADEYASGHIPGAIHMSRGMLEFKLSGNPALSARDLKIVLYCKTSGRAALAAKALHEMGYQDVQSISGGFDAWSEAGNPTAKPEPVVFE
- a CDS encoding OsmC family protein; this encodes MSESPSVRLVQQSDYQFAIYYNEERDPVYGDEPPPLGRSQGATPSQFLLAGVANCLSDSLLFALRKFKQNPEPIETKARCEIGRNEQNRLRILAIYVDIHIGVPGANLENLDRVLAQFQDFCTVSSSVSLGIPVNVTVIDSNNQQLYPTI